From a single Rutidosis leptorrhynchoides isolate AG116_Rl617_1_P2 chromosome 5, CSIRO_AGI_Rlap_v1, whole genome shotgun sequence genomic region:
- the LOC139848848 gene encoding uncharacterized protein, with protein sequence MENSANRSVFQRISSRELTGFRVRKRPCFLEDLSQYNEIGALDYGVEDDITPPMALSFGKTNRNSHILAVTGEDGYICLYNTRMNISSSANSAENAEKARVTEWLAHDNAIFDVCWIKDDTNLVTACGDHTIKIWDSEQKKCLDSLTGHTGSVKSISAHPSNNDVIVSGSRDGSFALWDLRTYNSISPFANDSTSKRVQRAHTSASVKSRGMNGKAVSMSVTSVIFLKDEVSIATAGAADSVVKFWDTRKLKGPCAQANCREKPSRKWDRSYGISSLSQDLYGVNISASCMDNSIYLFNVLQLEKGPVKTFKGCEIGSFFVKSKLSPDASHILSGSSDGFAYVWQVNKPQADPIKLKGHVGEVTTVDWCPVEIGKIATAADDSIVQLWNVKNSCYSTTRSPSSIRKRVKTVPTIKRRKLFPEEETKEPIKGPDPEPPVESTVHIESPDTTSVPEISTPKSLKKQISNPNVLDECQRSPDSSLDSPSSVLNPPPSIKRKTILDYFLAPSL encoded by the exons ATGGAAAACTCAGCAAATCGATCCGTATTCCAACGCATCAGCTCCAGAGAGCTCACAGGTTTCAGAG TACGGAAGCGGCCGTGTTTTTTGGAAGATTTATCTCAATATAATGAAATTGGAGCTCTTGATTATGGTGTTGAAGATGATATTACACCTCCAATGGCCTTATCCTTTGGAAAG ACAAATAGAAATTCACATATTTTAGCTGTTACTGGTGAAGATGGATATATCTGTTTATACAACACTAGAATGAATATTTCTTCTTCAGCAAATAGTGCAGAAAATGCAG AGAAAGCTAGGGTTACTGAGTGGCTTGCTCATGATAATGCTATATTTGATGTTTGTTGGATTAAG GACGATACGAATTTAGTTACAGCTTGTGGTGATCATACT ATTAAAATATGGGACTCTGAACAAAAGAAGTGTCTAGACTCTCTAACCGGACACACTGGAAGTGTAAAATCCATCAGTGCTCACCCCTCTAATAATG ATGTGATTGTATCTGGTTCAAGGGATGGTTCATTTGCTCTATGGGACCTTAGAACGTATAATAGTATCTCACCCTTTGCCAATGATTC GACATCAAAACGAGTTCAACGTGCTCATACTTCAGCAAGTGTTAAATCACGGGGTATGAATGGCAAG GCTGTCTCCATGAGTGTTACATCAGTTATATTTCTGAAAGACGAGGTTTCTATCGCTACTGCTGGAGCAGCAGACAG TGTTGTTAAGTTCTGGGATACAAGGAAACTTAAAGGTCCATGTGCTCAGGCCAATTGTAGAGAAAAGCCATCAAGGAAGTGG GATAGGTCATATGGTATATCTAGCTTGTCTCAAGATTTATATGGGGTTAATATTTCAGCTTCGTGCATGGACAACAG CATATACCTCTTTAACGTACTTCAGCTTGAGAAGGGACCTGTCAAAACTTTCAAAGGATGTGAGATTGGTTCATTTTTCGTTAAG TCAAAATTGAGTCCCGATGCAAGCCATATACTTAGTGGTTCTAGTGATGGTTTCGCCTATGTGTGGCAG GTAAATAAACCTCAAGCAGATCCTATTAAGCTTAAAGGCCATGTTGGAGAAGTAACAACAGTAGATTG GTGTCCAGTTGAGATAGGTAAAATAGCAACAGCTGCAGATGATTCCATT GTCCAGCTTTGGAACGTCAAAAACAGTTGCTATTCAACTACAAGATCTCCTTCGTCCATTCGAAAGAGAGTAAAAACAGTTCCAACGATAAAGCGTAGAAAGCTTTTTCCAGAGGAAGAAACAAAAGAACCCATCAAGGGAcctgatcctgaacctccagttgAATCAACGGTCCACATTGAATCTCCTGATACAACTTCAGTACCTGAAATTTCAACTCCTAAATCACTGAAAAAACAAATATCGAATCCGAATGTTCTTGATGAGTGTCAGAGATCTCCTGATTCAAGTCTTGATAGCCCATCATCTGTGTTGAATCCTCCACCTTCTATAAAAAGGAAAACTATTTTAGATTACTTTCTGGCACCTTCATTGTAG